The Oncorhynchus mykiss isolate Arlee chromosome 30, USDA_OmykA_1.1, whole genome shotgun sequence genome includes a window with the following:
- the LOC110521327 gene encoding kelch repeat and BTB domain-containing protein 13 yields MSNNEAMEWNSCDNAVRERDLPYRVPGHDLGIAKLKLVVEGSVFTEERDFLVKSCEYFQALYRSGMKECRQEEIHLKGLCARGFLIALVVLRGKRPILDADEIVEAIECAAFLQVELLAKHLTDLIDSDNCLLMYHTAATFGLMTLYHAAALFIRNMYHDLEVEVRKSLPTELVRYVESLVPSAFVAVGAHSTCGVDETIHAGNRTLCYLDDEGKNWKVLTDLPLEASTSMAGLTVLDNKLYVVGGIQVQGARKYAVDTCFCYSVEVDQWTMIASPKQLRYNFSLVGLDGCLYAIGGEYERTIMSSVETYEVATGRWSFVAHLPRPVTGAACTKGMGRIFVCLWKPMETTEIYEYLPRTDQWLLVSTLIRHQSYGHAMVAHRDNLYVMRNGPQDDFLRCMMDCYNLTTGQWTALPGHFANSKGSLFTAVVRGDSAYTLNRTMTLEYAIEGKTWKPRNQMKGFPRSGSLWTFFLRIPKGRRGSILNGIPDGYGQC; encoded by the coding sequence ATGTCTAACAATGAGGCTATGGAATGGAACAGCTGTGATAATGCAGTGCGCGAAAGGGATTTGCCATATCGGGTCCCAGGACATGATTTAGGGATAGCCAAGTTAAAGTTAGTAGTGGAGGGTTCTGTTTTTACAGAAGAGAGAGATTTCCTGGTCAAGAGCTGCGAGTATTTCCAAGCTCTCTACCGTTCAGGGATGAAAGAATGCCGGCAGGAGGAAATCCACTTGAAGGGTTTGTGTGCTCGAGGATTCTTGATCGCACTGGTGGTTTTACGAGGCAAGAGACCTATCCTGGATGCTGACGAAATCGTGGAGGCCATAGAATGCGCTGCCTTCCTGCAGGTAGAGCTTCTTGCCAAACATCTCACGGACCTGATCGACTCTGATAACTGTTTGCTAATGTATCACACCGCAGCAACCTTTGGCCTAATGACCCTCTACCATGCTGCTGCACTGTTTATCCGGAACATGTACCATGACTTAGAGGTCGAAGTCAGGAAAAGCTTACCGACAGAACTTGTTCGGTATGTAGAGTCACTGGTTCCTAGCGCATTTGTAGCAGTTGGAGCCCACTCGACTTGTGGTGTGGATGAAACCATCCACGCTGGCAACAGGACTTTGTGCTACCTGGACGATGAGGGGAAAAACTGGAAGGTCCTCACAGACCTACCCCTAGAGGCCAGTACCTCTATGGCCGGACTGACCGTTTTGGACAACAAGCTGTATGTCGTGGGAGGGATACAGGTGCAGGGTGCCCGCAAGTACGCTGTGGACACCTGCTTCTGCTACAGCGTGGAGGTTGACCAGTGGACCATGATAGCCAGTCCAAAACAGTTGCGGTACAACTTCTCTCTCGTGGGACTGGATGGATGTCTTTATGCCATTGGGGGCGAGTACGAGCGAACAATCATGTCATCAGTGGAAACTTATGAAGTTGCGACTGGAAGGTGGTCATTTGTGGCACATTTGCCTCGACCAGTCACCGGAGCAGCGTGCACCAAGGGCATGGGCCGGATATTTGTGTGCTTGTGGAAGCCCATGGAGACCACCGAAATCTATGAATACCTGCCCAGGACAGACCAGTGGTTGCTTGTCAGCACTTTGATAAGGCATCAGAGCTACGGCCATGCCATGGTGGCTCACCGGGATAACCTGTATGTCATGCGTAACGGGCCACAAGATGACTTCCTGAGATGCATGATGGACTGCTACAACCTCACCACAGGCCAGTGGACAGCCTTGCCAGGGCACTTTGCCAATAGCAAAGGCTCCCTGTTCACAGCCGTGGTGAGAGGCGACTCGGCTTACACGCTGAACCGAACCATGACTTTGGAGTACGCTATTGAGGGGAAAACGTGGAAGCCCAGGAACCAGATGAAGGGTTTCCCAAGAAGTGGCTCCTTGTGGACATTTTTTCTTAGGATTCCCAAGGGACGCAGAGGGTCCATATTGAATGGCATCCCAGATGGATATGGACAATGTTGA